The stretch of DNA TCTATTGTTTAAAATATGATTGAGCAACGTCGTTTTACCTGAACCTAAATAACCACTTAATACCGTTACAGGGATTTTCCCCATAATGAGCCCTCCTTCACTTAATACAAATCGTAACAATTACGTTTTACAGTATATAACATATCCTTCTGTCGACGCAACGGTAAATAAGAATAATTTTAAAGAACAGTATTATAGATTCAACGCATGACCTCCAAAAAAGGATCAATAGTGAAATGATACCACTTCACTATTGATCCTTTAACCTGTCCGCTTGTCTTAAAGTTGGCGCTGTTGAATCCAGTTTTTCAAATATGGGTCATACACAATGGCCGCTTGACGCAGTTCTGAAATATTGCGCGCATTTAATAAAGTCATAATTAAAGCCATTTGTTCTTTAAAATCTTCAACATACGCAATGGTTGCTGCCACACCTTCCTCATGCAAAGATTTTAAGATAGGACGTGACATCCCTACTGCCTCTGCACCTAAACGCAATGCTTTTATCGCATCGAGCGGATTACGAATCCCTCCACTCGCCAACAAATGTACGCGGCTACTTAAATTGCGTGCCTCTAATAACGATACGACTGTCGACTGCCCCCAATCTTGCAAATAACGCATATCTTTCAAATGACGTCGCTCGTTTTCAATAGCAACAAAGTTAGTCCCTCCTTGCCCACTGACATCGACGTATGAAACGCCTAAATCGATGAGCTTTTGAATCGTATCATAACTCATGCCAAAGCCTACCTCTTTGACAATCACTGGTATATGCACACCTTCAACAATGGCTTTAATATGTGCAGACCAATGTTTAAAAATACGACTTCCTTCTGGCATCACCAACTCTTGCGGTGCATTGACATGGATTTGCAAGGCGTCCGCTTGAATCATTTCAATAGCCACTTGGGCTTCTGCAAGTGTGACATCTGCGTTGACATTCGCCCAAATTTTACCTCGTGGATTATGTTCACGGACCACTTCATAAGAATAGCGGACATCTTGATTTTTCAATGCTGCATGCATACTCCCTACCGCCATAGGAA from Staphylococcus lutrae encodes:
- the fni gene encoding type 2 isopentenyl-diphosphate Delta-isomerase; amino-acid sequence: MMNKRIQRKNEHVRLALVQEETMHSDFDRIQFVHHAIPEINVDEVTLVPRFKPLAMSHVLYINAMTGGSEWTAQTNAQLAQVAQATNIPMAVGSMHAALKNQDVRYSYEVVREHNPRGKIWANVNADVTLAEAQVAIEMIQADALQIHVNAPQELVMPEGSRIFKHWSAHIKAIVEGVHIPVIVKEVGFGMSYDTIQKLIDLGVSYVDVSGQGGTNFVAIENERRHLKDMRYLQDWGQSTVVSLLEARNLSSRVHLLASGGIRNPLDAIKALRLGAEAVGMSRPILKSLHEEGVAATIAYVEDFKEQMALIMTLLNARNISELRQAAIVYDPYLKNWIQQRQL